The nucleotide window TCCTTCCTGTTCTCATCCTTGTTTGACGGCGAAAACGGCGTCATGGTCGGCGGCTCCAACTTCTGCACCGACGTCAGCGACCCGTTCGCTGGGAAGGCCACTGCTGAGGCCCTCCTCTCCAGCCTGCGCGCCGACGACCTGTGCTGCGGCCTGGTCGACGACTTTGTGTCCAGGACGGGCGGCGCCGACGACGGCCTCCTTCTCGGACACCAGTCCACCTGGAAAATGGGTTTCCCCGGCGACTGGAACATCTTCGTGTCCAGCGACGGCTGTAGCTCCAGCGACGCCTGCCTCAGAAGTTGCGACAAAGCTTTCAAATCCAAAGAGAGAGCTGCCAAACAGGAGACTTCAGAGGAAGACAGAAGCTCTCAGTGGAGCAGCGAGGAAGAGCCCAACGTCGTGGAGTTCGAGAGCGAAGAGAGCAAAGAGCTCTGGGAGTCTCTGTCGAAATCCAGCGATCCGTACAATCCCTTCTTTTTCTCCGCCTGCATCTCGACCAACTCTGATATGGGGAGAAGTAAACCCGTCGTCAAAACCTGCGGCGACGCAGACCTGAAGGCCGGCGAGGAGACGCCGCGTCTGAGCGCGTGGGTGTGTCGCTCTGATAGCGAgagcagctggagcagctggGCCGGCTCCGAGTGTTCCAGCCCCGACGTCGACAAGGAGGAAAGCGACAAGCTCTGGGAGTTCTTCAGCACTCCAGAAGACCCGTACAACCCCTTATATTTCACTGCCAGCACAACCAGCAGCCCCTCTCTCAAAACCAAACCCCCCTCAGCGCGTAAACAAGCCTCACTCCCCGCAACTCCTCCCAACAccgagacagagacagagaggcaAAGTAGTCGTCCTCCATCAGAAGACGACGACAACGAAGAGCTGATCTGGGAATCTCTCGGCCCAAAGGACGACCCCTATCACCCGCTGAACTTTAAGGCTTGCCTCCAGAGCACCTCGCTGTCACTCAAACCCAACAATCCAAATCCGTCCGCAAAGACCAGGAAGCAGATGAAAGCATCCAAACCTGCTCTGGCGGACAGGAAGTTAAAGCAGCACCGCCATCAGGACAAAAGACTGGTGCCGTGGAAGAGACCCGAGCCGACGTCTCGCTTACCTGCTGagggaaaagcagaaaacaaggcCGGCACCGGGCAAAAGAAGGTTcatagactttattatttcaattaagATTTCAAAAAAGATGGGCAACCCAACGAGCTGAAGAATAGAGTAGAAAGAAATGCCCTTTATGAGCCCTCAAagatttttacagtgtagcacTCGTACGACATGTTATCATACTGAGTGTAAGTTTAACTGGACAAAGGGAGTGTCTGCCGTTCGTGACTGAAAGGGAGAGATAAGAGTTATTTCCTGTTTCAGTGACACGCTCAGCtgagctgtttgtttgtgtcgATTAGCAACGCCTCTGGTCGTCATGACTAATCCTGGTCATGTGACTCCAGCGAGTCAGGAGAATTTGACTGCGGCGCTGGCGAGGTGAAGTTTCAGCAGTGTTGCAAAACTAGAATATTCAGAGATAGTCAAAGTCAAAATACTTGGACAATGTTCAGtttgtaatttttcattttgagatATAACCCACTGGTTCTCCTTATTTCCTTACTGACTATAACAAAAATGTGCTGCCTCTTTttaaattggcttttttttttttttactaacccGTCAATCACCATTTAAAGTGATCAACGTTAAATCAAGGGAAAATTGCCCCTAGATTGGTgcaacttgacaaaaaaaacaacatttttaatgacGTTCTCTAACTAAAAGAGGTAACGTTTTCTCCATTCTCTTTCGTCTCAGGTGCAATTTTCTCCTCTCGTCCAAGTCCACGTCATGCGGACCTGGCCCTTCGCCCGCCAGGCGTCCCGTAAAGGTCACTGGGAGGAACTGGCGAGAGACCGCGACCGCTTCCGGAGGCGGGTGGCGGACGCGGAGCGGGCCGTGGGCTACTGCCTCAGCCAGCCTCACAGGGAGAAGATGC belongs to Gambusia affinis linkage group LG08, SWU_Gaff_1.0, whole genome shotgun sequence and includes:
- the ppp1r15b gene encoding protein phosphatase 1 regulatory subunit 15B, whose protein sequence is MAPTVASGSERTAMERFGGGGMALLPWTKQMLTVLWEQLRLLVQVIYYTFISVFQMFRFEVHVRITDETGEHIQHMGTASNTPESFLFSSLFDGENGVMVGGSNFCTDVSDPFAGKATAEALLSSLRADDLCCGLVDDFVSRTGGADDGLLLGHQSTWKMGFPGDWNIFVSSDGCSSSDACLRSCDKAFKSKERAAKQETSEEDRSSQWSSEEEPNVVEFESEESKELWESLSKSSDPYNPFFFSACISTNSDMGRSKPVVKTCGDADLKAGEETPRLSAWVCRSDSESSWSSWAGSECSSPDVDKEESDKLWEFFSTPEDPYNPLYFTASTTSSPSLKTKPPSARKQASLPATPPNTETETERQSSRPPSEDDDNEELIWESLGPKDDPYHPLNFKACLQSTSLSLKPNNPNPSAKTRKQMKASKPALADRKLKQHRHQDKRLVPWKRPEPTSRLPAEGKAENKAGTGQKKVQFSPLVQVHVMRTWPFARQASRKGHWEELARDRDRFRRRVADAERAVGYCLSQPHREKMRAYLDSALNQTEGS